CGAGGGGGGGGGTAAGTATGCTATGCAAAGTGGACACCCTCATATCCTTTATCCGTTTTCTCCCTAATTAAACcccacaacatacagtatgtacggtATATAAATCCTCATAgctaaataacacacacacacacacacacacacctatttaTATCATATGCATATAGCctatataacacacacacacacacacacctatttaTATCATATGCATATAGCctatataacacacacacacacacacacacatactgtatatatatgacacatatactatacatacattatacccAAAAGAGTGTATTTCAATTAATAAaacatgataaataaataatcattaaataattaaaaataaatccatCAAAACAACGATTGCCAacaatacacacatatatagccTATTAGAGACCACGTGATAATATACATATTGGAAGTAATAAGCCAAATACAACATTTAATTattgaaaatatttatttatattagatcaaatatttttttaaatatggatAGTGATTTTGCATACATATTTAATCAGATTCAAATTTTCAAATATGATTGtttataatgcatttttgcctatatatatacatatatatatgtgtgtgtgtgtgtgtgtgtgtgtgtccatattGCTcctatattgtatatattgctcatatattatatatattgctcctatattatatatattgctcatatattatatatattgctcctatattgtatatattgctcatatattatatatattgctcctatattgtatatattgctcctatattgtatatattgctcctatattatatatattgctcctatattatatatattgctcatatattatatatattgctcctatattgtatatattgctcctatattgtatatattgctcctatattatatatattgctcctatattgtatatattgctcatatactgtatatattgctCATATATCGAGAGGAAGCATTTCATGATGCATTCTTGAGTTTATTTAGCAGGCAGTGCACGTGCACGTCATGATATTTTCACCAAAGGCGTAGTGAGATGTAAAAATAACACTAATCATTCCTGACTGCTTCTTCTGCGGCGTGTGCTCCCGTTCAGATGTCAACCAGGCCGGTTTGGAGGTCGGGGGGGCCGGGTCGCGTCGTCTGCGCACCGCCTACACCAACACGCAGCTGCTGGAGCTGGAGAAGGAGTTCCACTTCAACAAATATCTATGCCGGCCGAGACGAGTGGAGATCGCAGCCCTTTTGGATCTGACGGAGCGGCAGGTGAaggtttggttccagaaccgacggATGAAGCACAAGCGGCAGACCGTCCACCACCGGGACGGAGGAGGCCACGAATCCGGCGAGTCGAGCTGCTTTGAGCCGCTGGAAGGCGCCGATGCTTCGTCGCCGTACTCCAGCCAGCCGCTGGAAGCATCCGGCACAGGGGACGCATCGGACGGCGAGGCGGGTACCGGCAATCCATCTTCCGCCCACTCTCGTGACAGCGCGGACAATGCGCATCCCACGCTGGAGGGGGGAGGCTTATCGAGCCGCCCCGACCTGACACCGCTATCCTCGGCATCTGGCTGCTCGGACTCCGCTGCCGAGCAGGCCTTCGCCGCCCGAAGCTGCGGCGATAGCGAGCAGACGTCCGATGCCTCCATCGCGGCCTCCGGCAAGATCTCAGACCTGACCTTCTTCGCCGAGGACGCCTGCTTGTCGCCCGGCCTGCAGAACTCCCTGGACAGCCCGGTGAATTTCTCCGAGGAGGACTTCGACTTGTTCACCAGCACACTGTGCACCATCGACCTCCAGCACCTCAACTTCTGACACTTGGACGACGAGCGAAAAAAAGACTTCCATCGTTATGTTTGACACAGGAGGTGACCTTAAGGTTAGGAGTCTTTTTCAAAATATCACAtggattttcattttatttgaccaTAAACacgtggattttttttgtgctctcattccaggtatttattcttttttttctacgtCAAAGACACTGAACAATTATTAGATACTAGAtcgttttttgtaaatgtagatgtatttattattattattattattattattatttgctccACACTTCTCAGGAACTGCGTGGTACCGCAGGACTGCTTAATCGAAACGGGGGGGGGTCCTACTGATGATTGGAATTGTAAACACTAGTTTATTTATTGCGATTCTTTAATAGTGAAATCtaaattatttattgtataCATATTTTCATAGTGGAATACtaatatgataataaaaatacaaatagtgtTCTGGTGGTCTTATTTTTTCCAAGAACAATGAGCTGTCATCTATTCTTGTCTTTTATTCATCCGTTTTCCAAACGTCACACACGTGCAAAAcacagtattccatttatattgACAATCATTTGGACATTTGCATTGAATAACATTTCAGACTACATTCATTACCAATAATACTATTTTTATACTAAAtactacatttacattttacactcaaTCATCATTTTGGACAATATTTTGCTTATCGCGTGCTGAACATTTTCCCTGtacaacacattttatttagGCATAGTTTAGACTTTCATGTGATGTATATTTGATAAGTTTGATGGAATTAACAATTGGTACACGAATTCATACAAATAcgttacataataataataataataataataataataaatcatctaATAACAACACATTACAACTGATACGTGTCACTAAAGACAACAGGACACCAAActttattatacattatataaacatttattatacacataTTATACAAACAAGGTTCATTTAAGTCAATACtctatttcaaaaataaaataatgtaagaaATATCAAATGACAATAGAAATAAACCATATGAACATGAATAAGTGAAATGAAGAAAGACTTCAGGGACACCTCAGGATGAATTGCAGCAAATGCAGTTTGAGTCAGGGGCCACGAAACAGAGTTACGTTTCAAGTGGTGATGCGTGCCGTGCTTCATGCGTGCCTGTTTGCGCGCAGATAGCAAGACAAAGTCACATGACGCAATAGTTCGGCCTGTGCTGCTTGTTTCTATTCTCCAGACGAACTCGTAGCTTGAATGCGTCAGCGCGGTCAGCTGCGAGCCTTTGAGAGTCCAAATGTTATGCTAACTTGCTGCCTGCTGCCCCTCCTCCTCCGGAGGCAAAATGGCGCTGCAGACAAAGCAGGATGCAAACAATGAGCGATGGCAGCCATTACAGGACAAGCTGTGTGCTCACAGACAGCTGAGGAGAAACATGGACGTCATAAATAACACTACTCATCAGAACAAGCGCTTGTAAACGCTGGATAAGATGTCATTCTGCACCGAAATGATTCTATTTCTTATCTTGGGCATTTCTCTTTCAAGTTAAAGAATTCCAAAAAGtccataattccacatttttacAGGAACTTTGACACGTTCTGCGTCTCTCAACCCGTTCTAAGCACTCCAACACAAGAAAACACTGAAAAAGCAACTTTACATATTCCAACAGTTCCCACTTTTAGTGCAATTCCACATTTTACAAACACAAACTTTCTTTGATTTGAAGAATTTCAGATGTTTTTCCGGTGGGAAGGGGCCACAGCACATCTCATTCTCCCTAAGTTGGTAACAAAGTTGCAAACACACGAATGCAACACATCAAATATTCATGTGCGGTGCTCCATCACGCTTCACCTTTCGCAGCCTTGCAgattttttagtgcaattttgtatgcttttttttttacatcctacactaaaaaaacatgatttcttgtcacagtaaatgttacTTTAGTCGTACACGTAAACCATGTGACAAACCGCAGTCATATGAAAGTAGTAGGTGGTAAATGTGGTACATTGTTTTGAATAATGATACTATAGTCACATTAAGTAGGATCAGTAGATCATATTTTGAGAACACCAAGTAAAATCTACTACAAAGTTCATATGGTGACGTCAGAGGCACTCGGAGGCCCGCCAGGCGTGGCTGCCGTTGGCCAATGACCCGCTCTGCTGGGAtgaaatgcattgtgggaaaaagCTAAACTAGccgtttgttattttaaacttctATTTGGTACTtgcctatattattattattagcgtGTTCATTTGCTgcgtgatgattttagcgttctttgtaagatgacaccgtgagtcagactgtcgtATGGACTAAAGACCTGCGTTTGTCGTTGTTTTGGCAAGCCTCTGGAGAGCTCCCTTATAactcctgattggctcctgctaacGAAGCAGCTACCGACTTGTGAGCGCCCGTATCTATCGTAGTTCTGAAGCATGGACACGTCATGAGATTAGGTCATAGATTAGCTGCACCGCGAGGCtgagggttaaaaaaaatacgctGGATGTCGCAGCTTATATTCACGAAGACATTTCCGTGGGATGTTTTTGATAAGCAAGTAGGGATTACTTGAAAGAACGTAAATCGTTTGCAAGGACAGTCTGAGTAAAAATAGCTACGCATTTTTAAGTGAAATGTTATGCGGTAAAGCAATATGCTAATAAATGTTACTTAAGATGTTTTTAATCATTCTTAAAAAGCAAGTGGAGCTGACTTGAGAATGATGTATAGTTGACATGAGAATGACCCTTGCAATATTTACTTACATTTTCAGCGTGCAAAAATTACTGAGCTgtttttaagtaaatgttagtccagatttttttcagtgtatgactgtgcattgtgttctgtgtcctgattggctaagggactgtagaccattgtcaatcaatcaatctcctccctGTCGTGTCTCCTGTTGTGTTTGGTGGCTAGCAAACGGCTAGCAGTGGGACCGAAGTCTGCATGCTTGCaaaagttttctccccgacaaaactgcACCCAAAGGGCAgcggaagatgctaaccatcgcacaacaAGAAGGAAGGTAGACGTTCGGCGGCTGTATGGCGCCGTGACGGAATGAATGAGTCTTGGCTCGGTCACATAAAGGAGGAGGGAAATAGCACAAGGACCACAGCAGCGATACCTTTTAACAAGGAAGCAAGAACACtgcaggacgaagaggcacggtcaaaGGAAGTGTAAAACACGCTTGAGGCACTATTCATCATTTCTTACGTGTCCAACCTCCGAGGTGGATCATTCACATTCATTGTGTTATTTCTAAAAGCTCTCAATGTTCTTTAAAGGAAacctttctatttttatttctcaACTAATGTTTGGGCCTGAAAACAGGTTTTGATCTTTGGTTTTAttgtgtaataaaaatgttcatgtctgtgtgagaaaagtgtatcaagtttCTGCTGAgggggtttacagccttaaaagctgtagatcaggggtcaccaacgtggtgcccacgggcaccaggtagcccccacgaccacatgaggcgcccgcaagcctgcttttcattcaggtgttcagttaataatgtgggaacactagaaagaaaagtattgtgaaacataaaatgtgagttgtggataccagcattttgtgaatgttttggtaaaacaagcatatttgatctgtttgggttgaaataagcaatgaaaatcatttctacaaaaatgagtagctcgtggccattttcattttctaaaagtagcaaGAAAagacgttggtgacccctgacctatAGAACCATTGGAAacaataaagttggctacttggcgCATTTCGCCGATTGAGGGTTATTTTTACAACCTAACctcacgataaacaagggaccaGTGTACAGTAGAGATGCCGATAACAACCGATACCAAAAACATTCTGCTTCTAAAGACTGATGTGATACGGATAcgtttttttatatctactttttagatttagatttaagtgtagtttgtctGGAAAGACTggaatctcgcctcattggagcgttttttttaacTCCCTGCATCATAATTCCCCTCATATGGGCCTGATAATTATGGGTTGgaagtcatttaaaaacattgCCTAGCTTATTGTTCTATAGGTGACAAAGGGATCCTCTCAAAATTGTTCCattcttcttatttttttttactagagtggtgccttggttaacatcatgaatctgttccagaagatcagactcaaaccaaaacggactctaaccaaagcgaCTTATCCCATAGAAAatagtgtaaatccaattcatccgttccagacacccaaaaatgttaacacaaaacacattttatagacaagaatgatagttttacatgcagaaaatgatgtaaAAGTAACGACAAAAGAATggataagtgaacatttaacatcacttgagttttgttggaaaaaaaccccacaaaaccatcaatgaacaaaataaacaccttattctgctgcaaccacaattgacaagaatagatcACTGTTCTGTAACCAGTAACCATGTATCTTGctgtttaatatagaaaatgaaattaaataccCAGCACTGGCGGCAGTGACGTGGTGGAAGTGCGCCGGAGAGGATGCCTTATAAGGTGTGTGGTGACGTGTGCTACGTTTGACTGTGGATGGTGTGAACATGCCAAGCTGAGCTAAGATTGgctgcttatgttttgttgttggaagcagaaatgagtgttgtggatgtcaAATGAGACGTGCAGAAACACAGAGTGTCACCCTCCATGCGGCGCCatgttgatagactgttacACGGGAACCAGAGTAGATGCGTATGCATGGATGACGGGCCATGACGGAGCCACTCCCGCCTCACTGACCTCTGAAATGACCACGCTCTTCTCTTTAAACTGTAAAATTGGGAGGttttgcacccttgtctcggtacggtgcatgtgtttgttacgtgGTGTACCTCTCTACAGTGCCCACGGTCCACAATGCACTGCGCGATCACATGCAAGTATAGTGAGATTTCGCTGTGGGTgcatgatccaagatggcggtgtAAACAAACCGGAAGGTATTTTGGAAGCTAAACAAGGGGGTGTCATTTTAGAGAAAATTTTGGATCTTAACCAAAAAACGCACTAACCGAGGTGGATGTTAACCAGGCACCACTGTagcattattattgttgttattattattgttgttgttgtggaacCCTGGCAAAAAACATCCACCGCAACAAACAAAAGTCAAATTGAACTTCTTGAAGTTGGTCCTCCTTTACACTAAGTGTTGCAGAAGTAGgatgaaaaaagcaaaagaaaaagccGTTAATCCTTTGATGACTGATAAAGTGAGCACTAGTGACTTACGGAACGGTCTCGCATGTGGGCGTCAAATTTTTGTGCGACGTTAGAAGTATGTTTTGTGGCTAAGTAGATAAAAATGGACATTCGGTAGATGTTTCAATGAGTTTGGACAAAATGCACATGAAAAAATCCTCTTCACACTGGGGTTTAAGCACACAACTAAGCCattgaaatgtctttttttggtaGAGCACCACTTCATTAAGTCGGCCGCCTTCCTCTCCAGTACattcttgtgttttttccttCCAACAAGGAAACTGATGGTGATGGTGAGATGATCAAAGACCTATACCGTAAGACATCATTTTAGGAGATTTGGCCAATTCAAGGTTAAAATGcgggtttatttgtatttgtggaaTATGCCACGgctaataaaaaatgagctgcgggctgcaaatggcccccggacaCCCATGTTGTAGACAAAGCCATTCCGAAGGCGGACACCTCCATGCTAGGATACTCATTTCTCCTTCCAAAAGCCAACGCGAGCGCGTGAAGGAGGGACAGGCTGTTCCAATAATGTCTCTCTCCTGGATGTCACCGGCGTAGTCGTCCTTTATCTGGCGTATCAGCGTCAGTCTTATGATTCCTGCCTGGGTGTGTGATAATGCATAAGTCAGGTCTGACAGATCACCCACTTAACGGCACGGGCAAAATAAGTCAGCTATGGATTTTTATCATCGCTGGTGTCAAGAGGAAACTTTTGACTCTCTGACACAGACGGCCCTTGCATGCGCCCATTTCCACAGTATCACATGATTAAACACGCCAATCAACGTTAGTGGGGCTGAAGAGCAATCTTGATTAGCTGGATTAATGCTGGTCTGTAGCTGGCTTCTAAAAGCACCACTCTGTCTCAGAAACCAGCACCTTTCTTAACATCGACCTTATTTTTTACTGCTTTATTCTCCTGGGACGCCCTAAATGCTTTTGTATGGTGTCCCCTAAGTTTGGACACATGGGCagaaatgcatatacagtggaacctctgtttttgcATGACCCGCTTTTCAAAAATACCATTGCCCAAACAGAGCATCCTCAACTTGCTGACCCAGTCTCTGCGGAGTGGATGGTGGTGCTTTTAGAtgtgggacactatagacagattccagccTGGGAATTGTTCGGTCCAGCACTTTTACCAGGGCAGGGACCACCCAGGCTCTTTAATTTAATTctaaactgtgaaatgattatctGAGTCAAATAGCACGTTTAACAATTGAATCTATTTAGAGTGAATCATcaacagcatcatctcccaacagaagagcagtttcagtggcagattactatcactttCCTGCTCAACtaaaagactgagcagatcattccccCCCCCATGACATACCacatttcaacacaacagagggggagccataaaaacacacacaggactcgACTTTTGACCTAATTAtctatctattattattattattattattattattatcagccATTTTCTTATCTATCTATAAGCATTtgtaatgccagcactggagagaacAATCAGCCATCTATCAGTCAACCAAGGGGTCTTTGAAGGGAAACTGATAGGAACAGTCCAGAAATGTGACTGTTggaaacatgaaataaaggttATGAATTCATAACCGTTCACACTCTCCACCACcgtgggcaagaccaaagagctgtagacctgcacaagactggaggAGCCAGAAGAAGcagcttggtgagaaagagagTACTACTGGTGCGATCATTGATCAATGGAAGAAATCCAAGATAAATCAGTCACCGGGTGGGTCAAGGATGATGGGGAGAAAGGTGACAAAAGGGGAGCTGCTTGATGATgccaagggagttgggagcaaaAAAAGCATTAGTAAGACACTTTGCGATcatggattgagatcctgcagtgccaGCAAGCCTCCCCCCCCCCGCTACAGCAACCCTGGTGTCAAACACgaaggtggaaacattctgctttggggacGTTTCtctcctgagatgtgtgcaacctaAAGAAACGTGTGACCTCCATGTAGTATTTGACTCGTTTGGCTTTTATGTAAAACACCACAACGATGATGCAGTGTTGATAGTGTTGCCCATGGTTTATTTGCTCAAGAGCACAATCACCATGTGCTCATACTTTGAATAAAAACGACATAATCAATTCTTCTCCTCCAAGAAACAAATCAATGTAGAGCTAAGGTGTGTGACACAAAATTGCAGATGATTGCGTCTCCACGTggccacacacaaatgcacattgATTCTTCAGGTATACAGTTGGATCCTTACAGCACACAGACTGCAGATACCCGCTCCATAAAGCAACACACTGCACAAACCTTCAGTCAATAAAGGCACGATGCTTTCAGACCTGGGGGGTCAAAAGTATGGCCCAGGGGACATTTACGCAATTTCCACATAATCAGTTCACTTCATCGTTTGAAGAATTCCATATTTTGTTTCCTTAAAACATGATGTAATTGCTTTTAATGGTTGTGATGTTATTTGTTGTGGCATATTAGTGCATACGTTCGTGCTTTGCTGTTCTGTGGACGTGTAGTAAGTAACGTAACGGTTACTACTTACTCTAGCACCTCCGTTAATACTGATATTCTTGTTGATGCTATTGCTAGGGCTGCTACCACACTATGCTATGTGCTTTGTGTGGGCACTGTGGGCTTGTGGGAAtggtgtgggggtggggtggtaaAGTGTTTGTGACTCTGCTGTTGTATTGTTTCGTATGTTTTATGTTGGACCCCCTCGAAAACAAGGTGGTTCATCTCAAGGGTCTATCcatcaatacatttgttcagcttgttctttctaatgagatcgggtgttcaaagtgcggcctgggggccatttgcagctagaagcac
This genomic interval from Dunckerocampus dactyliophorus isolate RoL2022-P2 chromosome 18, RoL_Ddac_1.1, whole genome shotgun sequence contains the following:
- the hoxb2a gene encoding homeobox protein Hox-B2a — its product is MNFEFEREIGFINSQPSLAECLTSFPAVLESFQTSSIKESTVIPPPFEHTIPSLSPCTASQPRPASRSQHDRRTSAADGLRTHHRLGQQPCPPEQAPAAAGPLGHEFPWMKEKKSSKKCAKAVSGPGGAGPAVPSASSSPSPTASGYASAGIESPTDVNQAGLEVGGAGSRRLRTAYTNTQLLELEKEFHFNKYLCRPRRVEIAALLDLTERQVKVWFQNRRMKHKRQTVHHRDGGGHESGESSCFEPLEGADASSPYSSQPLEASGTGDASDGEAGTGNPSSAHSRDSADNAHPTLEGGGLSSRPDLTPLSSASGCSDSAAEQAFAARSCGDSEQTSDASIAASGKISDLTFFAEDACLSPGLQNSLDSPVNFSEEDFDLFTSTLCTIDLQHLNF